Proteins from one Gemmatimonadaceae bacterium genomic window:
- a CDS encoding DUF2156 domain-containing protein: MCAKRILLGRFDADYLAHQPIALVRHAGTPVAWGHAESYAHFSLGMAPLSGLESRALAPLWNRAGAFVFKFGEHFYNFRGLRQYKDKFDPIWEPRYLASPGDWRCREFLPMWPR; the protein is encoded by the coding sequence ATGTGCGCGAAAAGGATTCTCCTGGGTCGCTTTGATGCCGACTATTTGGCGCACCAACCGATCGCGTTGGTGCGGCATGCGGGGACGCCTGTGGCGTGGGGACACGCCGAAAGCTACGCCCACTTCAGCCTCGGCATGGCGCCGTTGTCGGGGCTTGAGTCGCGGGCGCTGGCCCCACTCTGGAACCGTGCCGGCGCGTTCGTGTTCAAATTCGGCGAGCACTTTTACAACTTCCGCGGCTTGCGACAGTACAAGGACAAGTTTGATCCCATCTGGGAGCCGCGCTATCTGGCATCGCCGGGGGATTGGCGTTGCCGCGAATTCTTACCAATGTGGCCGCGCTGA
- a CDS encoding cryptochrome/photolyase family protein: MSVSGQRPPTLAFVAPWECSSAVANIPRAPRNDVIIVLLESVAKGASLPWHRQKLVLLLSSMRHFAASLERAGYRVVLRRAASYAEGLCDIVRETGATRVVATEGREQDMVDELVRANDALAALGVALVLREDRGFMATRGEFTAWASGRKEFRMEWFYREMRRKHGILMEPNGQPCGGRWNFDTENRKPWPRGREIPAVWRTEPDNVTREQMSRVATWRNRWGRVDSFALPVTRVDAKAWLERFMVERLPEFGPYEDALVHGQPDLLHSSLSSLLNVGLLHPREVIARAERAWRDGHVPIESAEGFIRQILGWREYIRGMYWHLMPDLRTANALHATMPLPRWFWAPDGEAYDTPGATGDACEMRCLADAIRQVRDHGRVHHIARLMVQCNFATLLGVEPAALSRWYWSAFTDAYEWVELPNVAGMGTWGDGGVLASKPYVSSGAYIKRMSNHCAECRYDVTQRTGPDACPMNTLYWDFLDRHRERFTAHPRMRMMLTHVQAIPAEELTTIRRQATAFRESLAYDRDFAPPIPSVPTTT, from the coding sequence ATGAGCGTTTCCGGCCAGCGTCCACCCACCCTCGCATTTGTTGCACCGTGGGAATGTTCGAGCGCTGTTGCCAACATTCCGCGAGCACCGCGCAATGATGTAATCATCGTGCTGCTGGAGTCGGTCGCCAAAGGCGCTTCCCTCCCGTGGCATCGACAGAAGCTGGTGTTGCTCCTGTCGTCCATGCGCCACTTCGCGGCGTCGCTCGAGCGTGCCGGCTATCGCGTGGTGCTGCGACGTGCTGCCTCGTACGCTGAGGGCCTGTGTGACATCGTGCGCGAAACGGGCGCCACGCGGGTCGTCGCCACGGAGGGACGGGAACAAGACATGGTGGACGAACTCGTTCGAGCGAACGATGCGCTCGCCGCCCTCGGCGTGGCCCTCGTGTTGCGCGAGGATCGCGGCTTCATGGCCACTCGCGGCGAGTTCACCGCCTGGGCCTCGGGACGTAAGGAGTTCCGCATGGAGTGGTTCTATCGTGAGATGCGTCGGAAGCACGGCATCCTCATGGAGCCCAACGGGCAACCCTGCGGAGGGCGATGGAACTTCGACACCGAGAATCGCAAACCGTGGCCAAGGGGACGCGAAATCCCAGCCGTCTGGCGCACTGAACCCGACAACGTCACACGCGAGCAAATGTCGCGCGTGGCCACCTGGCGCAACCGATGGGGACGTGTCGATTCGTTCGCGCTCCCGGTCACTCGGGTCGATGCGAAGGCCTGGCTCGAGCGCTTTATGGTCGAACGACTGCCCGAGTTTGGCCCCTACGAAGATGCACTTGTGCACGGACAACCCGACCTGTTGCACTCGTCATTGTCATCGCTGCTGAACGTTGGTCTGTTACATCCGCGCGAAGTGATTGCCCGTGCCGAACGTGCCTGGCGCGATGGCCACGTCCCCATCGAATCGGCCGAGGGCTTTATTCGGCAGATCCTGGGTTGGCGCGAATATATCCGTGGGATGTACTGGCACCTGATGCCCGATCTGCGAACGGCCAACGCGCTGCACGCCACCATGCCGCTGCCGCGCTGGTTCTGGGCCCCCGACGGCGAGGCGTATGACACACCAGGCGCTACCGGCGACGCCTGTGAAATGCGGTGCCTCGCCGACGCCATCCGTCAGGTGCGCGACCACGGACGCGTGCATCACATTGCCCGTCTCATGGTACAATGCAATTTTGCCACGCTCCTTGGCGTCGAACCCGCCGCACTGTCGCGATGGTATTGGAGCGCCTTCACCGATGCGTACGAATGGGTCGAGCTCCCCAATGTGGCTGGCATGGGCACCTGGGGCGACGGCGGTGTTCTCGCCTCCAAGCCCTACGTGTCGTCGGGCGCCTACATCAAGCGCATGAGCAACCATTGCGCCGAGTGTCGCTACGATGTCACCCAGCGCACCGGACCCGATGCCTGTCCCATGAACACGCTGTACTGGGACTTTCTGGACCGACATCGCGAACGGTTCACCGCGCATCCCCGCATGCGCATGATGCTCACGCATGTTCAGGCAATCCCGGCGGAGGAGTTGACAACAATTCGTCGGCAGGCAACGGCATTCCGGGAGTCGCTGGCCTATGATCGCGACTTCGCACCACCAATTCCATCGGTGCCGACCACGACGTAA
- a CDS encoding UvrB/UvrC motif-containing protein: protein MAPPVRLHVRPPLSTPAQRRALRDLVRADCANAPGVYRMLGPTGLVLYVGQSRRLRTRLLSYFRATRRRDKAARILRHAFAIEWEYTNSEFGALLRELRLIKQHRPQFNSMMVTDDWPRAYVALTGGAVPGVTVVPRSDDPSAIAMFGPFRKVSMLREAVRALADATGLRDCALEEAAPTAKTSTLWFDSETGGAVSARRPTRTRAPGCLRHELGTCAGPCIGAGDGAAYRAQATQIRDFLEGKSDAPVDNLERAMQAASAALEFERAAVLRDRLERVRWLHQRVQHFHANMDRLTFRYHARGVDDSEWVYLVRRGTVRAEVRAPSTAKARSQLETLARRIFDGPDPSGADIPSHDLDEFYLVASWFRRRADERAKTRPAGPR from the coding sequence GTGGCACCGCCCGTCCGTCTCCATGTCCGTCCCCCGCTCTCCACGCCCGCGCAGCGCCGGGCGTTGCGCGATCTCGTGCGCGCCGATTGCGCCAATGCGCCGGGCGTCTATCGCATGCTGGGGCCCACTGGCTTGGTATTGTATGTAGGCCAGTCGCGCCGGCTGCGCACACGCCTGCTCTCGTACTTCCGGGCCACACGCCGTCGGGACAAGGCCGCGCGTATTCTGCGTCATGCCTTCGCCATCGAGTGGGAGTACACCAACAGCGAGTTCGGCGCGTTGTTGCGCGAGCTGCGGCTCATCAAGCAGCATCGTCCGCAGTTCAATAGCATGATGGTGACCGACGATTGGCCCAGGGCGTATGTCGCGCTCACCGGCGGCGCGGTTCCGGGTGTAACGGTCGTCCCACGCTCCGACGACCCGTCCGCCATCGCGATGTTCGGGCCATTTCGCAAAGTCTCCATGCTGCGCGAAGCGGTGCGTGCCTTGGCCGACGCCACGGGGCTCCGCGATTGCGCGCTGGAAGAAGCCGCGCCAACAGCCAAAACGTCGACACTCTGGTTTGACAGCGAGACCGGCGGCGCTGTGTCGGCGCGGCGACCCACGCGCACCCGGGCGCCCGGCTGCTTGCGTCACGAGCTCGGCACCTGTGCCGGTCCCTGCATCGGCGCTGGTGATGGCGCGGCGTATCGCGCGCAGGCCACGCAGATTCGCGACTTCCTCGAAGGGAAATCCGACGCGCCCGTCGATAATCTGGAACGCGCCATGCAGGCCGCGTCAGCGGCGCTGGAGTTCGAGCGCGCGGCCGTGTTGCGCGACCGCTTGGAACGCGTGCGCTGGTTGCATCAACGCGTACAGCACTTTCACGCGAATATGGACCGACTCACATTTCGGTATCACGCCCGTGGCGTGGACGACAGCGAATGGGTGTATCTCGTGCGGCGCGGCACGGTGCGAGCCGAGGTTCGCGCCCCATCCACGGCCAAGGCGCGCAGTCAACTTGAAACGCTGGCGCGACGAATCTTCGACGGCCCGGATCCTTCCGGCGCCGACATCCCGTCACACGATCTCGATGAGTTCTATCTCGTGGCCAGCTGGTTCCGTCGACGCGCGGATGAGCGCGCCAAAACCCGTCCCGCCGGCCCGCGATAG
- a CDS encoding UPF0104 family protein, whose amino-acid sequence MTHPATAESLPSASSLHGESVAWRRWLLPLTSLVILVIAGIVVRDELGTTTYHAVMHTLSTWSRRSLLGALALTGACYAVLPLYDVLGLRYARTPIPLRKSRQASLFAYAFSQTLGFAAITGGAFDCDSGPSGLTIRRSARRDVLRHWFLDRLAGRVRTGADIQALPSAAIAYASSTVFRAIGIGLLGVVLSYLVLASVRRRPIVIGGVALTPPGVVLTALQVVVAAADWTLAAAVLWALLPATPGLGFVAFLGSFALAQAIGLASHVPGGLGVFDSLMVVLLTPVIGAPLAIAALVAYRAVYYLLPFMIAALMLAVMLARRRQRDLANAARFTARLAGRWGRRSSRQSSVRRLSLPG is encoded by the coding sequence ATGACCCATCCGGCAACCGCCGAGTCGCTTCCGAGCGCGTCCTCGTTGCACGGCGAGTCTGTCGCCTGGCGTCGCTGGCTGCTTCCGTTGACGTCACTGGTCATTCTCGTCATTGCCGGGATTGTCGTGCGCGATGAATTGGGCACCACGACCTATCACGCCGTAATGCACACGCTGTCGACGTGGTCGCGTCGATCACTGCTGGGCGCACTGGCGCTGACCGGGGCATGCTATGCGGTGCTGCCCCTGTATGATGTGCTCGGGCTGCGCTACGCGCGCACCCCGATTCCGCTGCGCAAGTCGCGGCAGGCATCGCTCTTCGCATACGCGTTCAGTCAAACGCTGGGTTTCGCGGCGATTACCGGCGGGGCGTTTGATTGCGATTCTGGACCGAGCGGACTGACCATCCGACGTAGCGCGCGCCGCGACGTTCTCCGCCATTGGTTTCTGGATCGGCTTGCTGGGCGCGTCCGGACTGGCGCTGACATTCAGGCGCTACCGTCGGCCGCCATTGCGTATGCCTCGTCCACCGTGTTCCGCGCGATCGGTATCGGCCTGCTGGGTGTTGTCCTGTCGTATCTGGTCCTGGCCAGCGTTCGACGACGACCCATCGTCATTGGCGGTGTCGCACTGACCCCGCCGGGGGTCGTCCTGACGGCGCTGCAGGTTGTGGTGGCTGCGGCGGACTGGACCCTGGCTGCTGCGGTGCTGTGGGCGCTGCTCCCAGCCACACCCGGTCTGGGATTCGTGGCATTCCTCGGCTCCTTTGCGTTGGCGCAGGCGATCGGCCTGGCCAGTCATGTGCCGGGCGGTCTGGGCGTGTTCGACTCCCTCATGGTCGTGTTGTTGACACCGGTGATTGGCGCACCGCTCGCGATTGCGGCGCTGGTCGCGTATCGCGCGGTGTACTACCTACTGCCGTTCATGATCGCGGCGTTGATGCTGGCGGTCATGCTGGCGCGTCGACGTCAACGGGATCTCGCCAATGCCGCGCGGTTCACAGCACGACTGGCGGGGCGATGGGGCCGACGGTCCTCCCGACAATCCTCAGTGCGGCGACTTTCATTGCCGGGCTGA
- a CDS encoding DUF2156 domain-containing protein, protein MLLSGATPAERSRVAALERILPLGVIEVSSDRQSRRRGAGGAGVGAVLPDAVTLMRAKGIVLRASDTRANLALLGDKALLMDDADRSMLMYGVEGRSWVALGDPIGDVDAGDELAWRFRELADRHGGWTVFYEVGTSRLPLCTSILGYRCSSLARRRWCPWRISVLTATRAKDCAES, encoded by the coding sequence TTGCTGCTCTCCGGTGCCACCCCGGCGGAACGTTCGCGCGTGGCCGCGCTCGAGCGCATTCTGCCGCTGGGCGTCATCGAAGTGTCATCTGACCGGCAGTCTCGTCGGCGCGGCGCTGGTGGTGCTGGCGTGGGCGCTGTGTTGCCAGACGCCGTTACCCTGATGCGTGCCAAGGGTATCGTGCTGCGCGCGTCCGATACGCGCGCGAATCTGGCATTGTTGGGCGACAAGGCGCTGCTGATGGACGATGCGGATCGATCGATGCTGATGTATGGCGTGGAAGGTCGAAGCTGGGTTGCGCTTGGGGATCCGATTGGTGATGTCGACGCCGGTGACGAGTTGGCGTGGCGGTTTCGCGAGTTGGCCGATCGACACGGTGGCTGGACGGTGTTCTACGAGGTCGGCACGTCCCGTCTGCCCCTTTGTACATCGATCTTGGGCTATCGCTGCTCAAGCTTGGCGAGGAGGCGCTGGTGCCCTTGGCGGATTTCAGTCTTGACGGCAACACGCGCAAAGGACTGCGCCGAGTCATGA